From the genome of Clostridiaceae bacterium:
CCAGCTATTTTATGTCTACTACGCATAGGTGGTCTTGTTGTTATGCCTTTTTTGCTGCCAGGAGTTTTAGGAAATTTTTAAAGATTTTTTCTTAAAAACTCTTGACTTTTATTAGCTGGTCTTTTTTCTACCGAAATTATGATGTCCTCACTGTCTATTTCGAGAAGTCTACTGATTATTTCCTCAACCTGATCCTTTATTTTTTCATTAACAATCTGTTCTTCATCAAAGTCTTCACTATCCTTTATTTCAATTCTTTCAACACGAAAAATGTTGCCCCTGCTATTACCGGCTTCTTCTTCAATATTAAATTTGATAAATACCTTCTTTATTTCTCCAAAGGTATTCGATGTATAATCTTCATCAATTAGAATTTCAGCTTCAATATTTGATATCCCATCTACTTTCTCTAATCTTTGTACAATATTATCCGTCAGCTTTTTCTTATATACTTCTGATACCTGTTTCATCTGTTCTTCTTCCATTATCTTGCTATTATATTCAAGTTCCTTTTCATTAATTACTTTACTGTTAATTATTTGGAAATCTTCAAGTTTTCTACTGTCCAGGGCATTTCCTGCAAAAGGCTCAATAAGTACAATTATAAGAATGAAACCAGATACCAGATTAATAAATTTCTTCAGTTTGCCTGAAGGAATAAGAATTTCCAGCAATACCAGGAACATGACCAGGGTAATGATATTAAGTACCCAGCCTTTGAGGAATTCTACCACCTATCCACCTCCTTTACCTTATCATGGTACTTATATTACCTGCTGCGATTATTGCAGTTACAGAAATAATAAACATGAATGCTACAGATACTATAAGTCCGATTATGTATGTGAGAGAACTGCTTATTTCATCGATGCATTTGGTTATTCTTTTCTCTGAAACAGGCTCTATCAGTACACAGGTTATCTTGTACAAAAAGATTAATGCTGTGATTTTTAATATTGGAACCAAACATATAGCCACAATAACTGCCATCACTGCAACACCAGCTGCATTCTTTATAACAAGCGCACACCCTATGACCGTCTCAGCTGCATCTGCAAGGTACTTTCCTGCTACCGGAACAAATGTGCTTATTGCGAACTTGGCAGTTTTTCCTGTCACACCATCTACAATTGCACCAACAGATCCCTGGATAGTAATTATACCAATAAAAACTGTCAGAATCAGTCCTAGAATCGCAGTTGTTACCTGTTTTATTGTACCTGTAAGTTTGGATAGCTGAACCTTTTCTGAAATATTGCCTATAAGCGCCAATATTGTTGATAATAGAATTACCGGCATAAGCACAGATTTAATAATTGTAGCAACTGCTCCGATAATACCAAATACTATAGGCTGGAAAACCCCTCCGGCAGTTATGTTTCCTCCTGAAACAAGTAATGTTATCAAAACAGGCATAGTAGCATACATAAAATTAACCATGTTCTCAACAATAGCTGTGGCAAGATTAAGGCAGGAATAAAAACTTTCTACCATAATAGATACAATTACAATGTAACAAGCAAAAAAAGCCAGTTCTCCAACACTCTCACTAAGAAATGATGTCTGCAGGTTCTTTAGCAAAGCGCACAATACTGCCAGAATGATTACCTGAGCCATAATATTTATATTTGAATATATTTCACGAAATAAGTATCTGGAAATGCTGTTCAACAACCCAATAAAGCTAAATTTGAAATTACCTCTGGCACCTTCACGAAAAATATCTACAGGATCGAAATCTTCTATAATTTCACCTGTTTCATCATCGGTATACTGTTTTAAGTATTTTTCCAGTTCTTTATATTTATCTTGCTTTAATTGCTCTTCTATAATCTCCTGATTGTCTGTTTCGGATTCATTCTCTTCTCCAGCCGCTTGGGATGATAAAGGCATTAGAATTGCTTGCAGGTATAAAACTATCAGAAGAGCAACCATTAAGTTAATTGGCCTTTTTTTATTAGATCCCTTCTCTAATTTTCTCTTTATATATCTTTTGTATCTCACAGTTTCTTCCTCCAAAAGAAGTACTTTATTTTACTCATTTACGGCAATATCTTCGCTATGAGATCTAATAATGAAGCTATTATAGGAAATGCCAGTGCCGCAATAATCAGTTTCCCTGCAAGCTCAATCTTTGCAGCTATGGAGGCTTCTCCTGCGTCTTTACAAACTTCAGCGCCGAATTCCGCTATGTACGCAATGCCTATTATCTTGAAGAGTGTGCTTATATACCTCGTATCAATGCTCACTTTTTCTGTAAAAGTATTTAATAGTTCAAGAATTGCAGATAATTTTGAAACCGAGAGAATGAATATTGCAATTCCTACCACAATGCTTATCAGGACAGCGATTTCAGGTCTTTCTTTCTTTATAAGCATGATCAGTATCGTGGCAATAACACCCAAACTAACGATTTGCAATATTTCCATTTATAGCCTCCATTATCCAGAAAAATATACACTCATGCTGCTTAACAATGGCAATTAGAAAAGTAATGTGACTTAGAAATTAAACAGAGTCTTTATAGTATCAAATAGTTTTACAATTTCCTTAATTACTAAAGTTAGTACAATAACAATACCTGCTATTGTTACCATGGTTGCGTGCTCATCACGCCCTGATCTGCTAAGAACCTGGTTTAATACTGATACCAGTATACCAATAGCCGCAATTCTGAATATCAAGTCAATTCCCATTTTTATTCCCCTTACAAAAGTACTATTACTATAGCTAAACCACCTAATAATCCAAGCTTTCTGTACAAAGACTCATTTTTCTTTCTCATTTCTTCAGCCTTTTCTTCCTGAATTTTCAGCCTGCTTATTAAATGTCTGATATTACTGATTTGTCCGTCTTTGTCGGTACTTCCCAGGATGTTTCCGAATTGCAAAAGTATCTCCTGGTCTTCATTATTTAAAGAAGTGTTTTTTATATTGTCTCTTACTGCTTTTTCCCATGCTTCTTTTGCGCCATACCCTCCAGAGCTCTCAAGATTTTTTATTGTTTCTATGAAGAATTCTCTAACTTCACTATTTGAGGTCTTGTAAAGTTTTTCAAAAGCACTGGCTAATACGCTTGATAAGAATCTTATTTCATTCTCAAAAATCTGCATGAGAATCTGCAATTCCCTAAGTTGCGCAGGTCTCCTGGAATATTCCCTGGATATGGAGTAACCTAATATGGAGGATGAAGCAATTATCATGATACTTGCCAGAAATTTAAGCATGCTTAATGACCCCTTTTGTAAATAATATGCATAGTTGAACCATCAATTACTTCTTCCAATGTTCCAGGTCCATTGGCATTACTCAGTACAATGAATCTTTCAAATGCTTTTTCCTCAATCAGACTCAATACCTCCCGCCTGCTCTTTAATTCAGAAATATTAAATCCATGGGCCGAAGCCAGGATTTTAACGCCTGCATTAAGTACTGATATTATTGCCTCCTTGTCACCATAGCCTCCTATTTCATCAGTTATTATTACCTGCGGTGACATAGCCCTGATCATCATAACCATTCCTATGGATTTAGGGCAGCCATCCAGAACGTCGCTTTGTACGCCTATATCATGCTGAGGTAATCCTTTGAAGCAAGCGGCTATTTCCGACCTTTCATCTACTATCCCGATTTTCAATCCCGGAATACCTTTCTCAGGGCAACCTTCGCTAAGCAGTCTTGCCATATCTCTCAGCATCGTTGTCTTACCGCATTGAGGGGGTGAAACTATCAATGTATTAAATATACTGTTACTCCCGTTCAATACATATTTAATTACTTCAGTTGAACAACCAGGAACCTCCTTTGAAATTCTTATATTTAGTCCTGAAATATCTTTTATATTTTTTACATAACCATCTTCCATTACAGTTTTACCCGCTATTCCAACCCTATGTCCACCTTTAAGGGTAATATAGCCTCTTCGGATCTCCTCCTGATAAGCATAAACAGAGTTTTCAGTTATTAGTTCAAGAGTTTTTATTATTTCATTCTGTTCAACAACATATGAGCCCTTGTCCATTCTGCTGAGAGTACCATCTGCACTCACAAACCAACTGCCGCCATAATTTTGGACCATCAGGGGGCGTCCGGCTCTAAGTCTTATCTCTTCCATTAATCTTAAACGCTGAATACCCACATTTTGCAGTACTTTTCGTATTTCCGGAGAAATAAACTGGAGTATATCTCTTTCAATATTTCTTGCCCCAGGGATAAATAATGTTCTTTTATCTTTAGCTATCATTTTCAACCTCAAACCAAACTTTATTTTCTTAGAATATTAATATTTATCTTTGTCCATTTTTATGACAACAAAAAAGCCGTAAGTTAAATTTAACTCACGGCTTTTCACACGGGAAGCACGGGGACGGTTCTTCTGCTTCCGTTTTGACGGAAGCAGAAGAACCGTCCCCGTGCTTCTCCCAGCTCTTTGTGCTGTTAGAATTATAAAAATACTCCACGATATTTCCTTGCTTTTACTACTCTATCAATTGCAACAATGTATGCGCCCATTCTCAGGGATACTTTTTCTTCCTCAGCCTTATTCCATACACTGGCAAAAGCTTTCTTCATTATATGCTCAAGCTTGCTGTTTACTTCTTCTTCACTCCAAGCCAGATTCTGGATGTTTTGTACCCATTCAAAGTACGAAACAACAACGCCACCAGCGTTAGCAAGGATGTCAGGCACTACCTTTATTCCTCTTTCTTCAAGAACTTTATCGCCCTCAACTGTAGTAGGTCCGTTTGCTCCTTCTACAATAACCTTAGCTTTAAGTTTTGAAGCAATATCCTCGTTTATTTGATTTTCCAATGCAGCCGGCACAAGAACATCAACATCGGCTGTCAATAATTCTTCATTACTAATGCGGTGTGCTCCTTCAACTTCATAGTCCTTCAACAGTTTTCCTCTATTGCTGCTCAGGAATTTGCAAACTGCATCAATATCAAATCCGTCCTCTTTATACATTCCGCCGGATACATCTGAAATTGCTACAATCTTAAATCCTTCTCTGTATAAAAGCTTTGCCGCATTGCTTCCTACATTACCCATTCCTTGAATTGCCACCCTTGTCCCTTTGGCAGGCATTCCAAGCCTGGCCAGGATTTCTTTAACAGTAATCATTATGCCTCTTCCGGTTGCCTCTCCTCTTCCTAAAGAACCACCTATTTCAATAGGTTTCCCTGTTACTACTCCACATGCTGCATAACCGTTGATAGTACTGTATGTATCCATTATCCATCCCATAACCTCTGGATTTGAACCAACATCAGGTGCAGGAATATCTTTTTCAGGTCCGATTATCGGAGCAATGGCTGCAGTATATTTTCTTGTGAGTCTTTCCAATTCACCCCTTGATAATTCATAAGGATTAACCTTAATCGCACCCTTTGCGCCACCAAAAGGAATATTGACTACTGCACATTTAAAAGTCATCCAGGCTGCCAGAGCCTTTACTTCATCAAGGTTAACATCCTGATGGTAGCGGATGCCACCCTTACCTGGACCTCTTATAGTAGAGTGCTGTATTCTATAACCGTCAAATACTTTAACACTACCATCGTCCATTTTTATTGGCAGCGATACCTTGAGCTCTCTTTCAGGATACTTGATTTCAATATAATCATTTTCTTCAAGATTAAGCTTTCTTGCTGCTTTTTCGAGCACTTCCAGCATATTTTCATATGGATTATACTCTTTGCTCATTTTATACCCCCCAAATTGATAAGTTAAATAATAGTCGTACAAAAACTACAGAAATACCTGTATTCCTGCAGTTAATAAAATATATTCCAATTGTTCTCCCTTAATTTGAACAGAGTACTAATGGTGTAAACTAATTAAAATTGCATACAAAAAAGAGAAAACAAATGTGAGACAATATCATCAAATTTGTTTATATACACAATGAAGAATTTTAGATATAAGATATATTACCAATTTTTTTGAATTCCATGGCAACACCTCGATTTATTAAATTATATCACAAGG
Proteins encoded in this window:
- a CDS encoding Glu/Leu/Phe/Val dehydrogenase; this translates as MSKEYNPYENMLEVLEKAARKLNLEENDYIEIKYPERELKVSLPIKMDDGSVKVFDGYRIQHSTIRGPGKGGIRYHQDVNLDEVKALAAWMTFKCAVVNIPFGGAKGAIKVNPYELSRGELERLTRKYTAAIAPIIGPEKDIPAPDVGSNPEVMGWIMDTYSTINGYAACGVVTGKPIEIGGSLGRGEATGRGIMITVKEILARLGMPAKGTRVAIQGMGNVGSNAAKLLYREGFKIVAISDVSGGMYKEDGFDIDAVCKFLSSNRGKLLKDYEVEGAHRISNEELLTADVDVLVPAALENQINEDIASKLKAKVIVEGANGPTTVEGDKVLEERGIKVVPDILANAGGVVVSYFEWVQNIQNLAWSEEEVNSKLEHIMKKAFASVWNKAEEEKVSLRMGAYIVAIDRVVKARKYRGVFL
- the spoIIIAC gene encoding stage III sporulation protein AC produces the protein MGIDLIFRIAAIGILVSVLNQVLSRSGRDEHATMVTIAGIVIVLTLVIKEIVKLFDTIKTLFNF
- the spoIIIAD gene encoding stage III sporulation protein AD, which codes for MEILQIVSLGVIATILIMLIKKERPEIAVLISIVVGIAIFILSVSKLSAILELLNTFTEKVSIDTRYISTLFKIIGIAYIAEFGAEVCKDAGEASIAAKIELAGKLIIAALAFPIIASLLDLIAKILP
- the spoIIIAE gene encoding stage III sporulation protein AE gives rise to the protein MRYKRYIKRKLEKGSNKKRPINLMVALLIVLYLQAILMPLSSQAAGEENESETDNQEIIEEQLKQDKYKELEKYLKQYTDDETGEIIEDFDPVDIFREGARGNFKFSFIGLLNSISRYLFREIYSNINIMAQVIILAVLCALLKNLQTSFLSESVGELAFFACYIVIVSIMVESFYSCLNLATAIVENMVNFMYATMPVLITLLVSGGNITAGGVFQPIVFGIIGAVATIIKSVLMPVILLSTILALIGNISEKVQLSKLTGTIKQVTTAILGLILTVFIGIITIQGSVGAIVDGVTGKTAKFAISTFVPVAGKYLADAAETVIGCALVIKNAAGVAVMAVIVAICLVPILKITALIFLYKITCVLIEPVSEKRITKCIDEISSSLTYIIGLIVSVAFMFIISVTAIIAAGNISTMIR
- the spoIIIAB gene encoding stage III sporulation protein AB; translation: MLKFLASIMIIASSSILGYSISREYSRRPAQLRELQILMQIFENEIRFLSSVLASAFEKLYKTSNSEVREFFIETIKNLESSGGYGAKEAWEKAVRDNIKNTSLNNEDQEILLQFGNILGSTDKDGQISNIRHLISRLKIQEEKAEEMRKKNESLYRKLGLLGGLAIVIVLL
- a CDS encoding stage III sporulation protein AF — translated: MVEFLKGWVLNIITLVMFLVLLEILIPSGKLKKFINLVSGFILIIVLIEPFAGNALDSRKLEDFQIINSKVINEKELEYNSKIMEEEQMKQVSEVYKKKLTDNIVQRLEKVDGISNIEAEILIDEDYTSNTFGEIKKVFIKFNIEEEAGNSRGNIFRVERIEIKDSEDFDEEQIVNEKIKDQVEEIISRLLEIDSEDIIISVEKRPANKSQEFLRKNL
- the spoIIIAA gene encoding stage III sporulation protein AA, with the translated sequence MIAKDKRTLFIPGARNIERDILQFISPEIRKVLQNVGIQRLRLMEEIRLRAGRPLMVQNYGGSWFVSADGTLSRMDKGSYVVEQNEIIKTLELITENSVYAYQEEIRRGYITLKGGHRVGIAGKTVMEDGYVKNIKDISGLNIRISKEVPGCSTEVIKYVLNGSNSIFNTLIVSPPQCGKTTMLRDMARLLSEGCPEKGIPGLKIGIVDERSEIAACFKGLPQHDIGVQSDVLDGCPKSIGMVMMIRAMSPQVIITDEIGGYGDKEAIISVLNAGVKILASAHGFNISELKSRREVLSLIEEKAFERFIVLSNANGPGTLEEVIDGSTMHIIYKRGH